The DNA segment TCTTTAAGGCTTCCGCCGTTGCTTCCAGACGTGCCGTTCTGATAATACTGTCAGCTTCTTTTTTCGCGTTTTCGAGTTGACTTTGAAGATTTTGTTTTAGATTGTTTCTTTTTATTATGGAGATAATTTTGCCGATAACGACTGCCAATATCGCTCCGACTATTACCGCTGCTGCGGTGATTATCGCCTGAGGTAGAGTAAACATTTTTTGTACCTTTCACGTAAAGTATAGTTTACAGTTTGTTGGCGGGCAACGCAGACAGAGCAGTCAAATGCTCCGGAAGAAATGTTTAAGAGTTGAAATCCTTTTCTTTGTTGTTAGGCGAACTTAATAGATCTCAATCAAAAGGTTTGGTCAAAACCTTTTGTTTCAGGTCCTTTTTTTCTATGCTGGTCCTTGAAATACTAATCATGCCTGTCGAACTATTCGTAAGAATTTCTTGTCTCTTTTTATTCACCGTTCTTTCGCTGATTACGACTTGAGAATATATTCTTCTCTAACGCCGTCTTCTGCGGCTTTACAGTGCGTTTATAACATTTACTTCATTTTTGAGCTTTACGCCCAAACTTATCTCGTTATCCGCCGCAAACCACACAGTTTGCAATGCTTCTAACTATTATATGATACCTGCTCTGGGCCGTTAAATCAAGCCCGATTATTTCGCTTAGAATGCATCAGGCTTCTTTAATGTCTTTCCAGACAAGGCTTTACAATAATAACTTTTTTTAAATTTAGTCTCTGGAAAGCAAAAATCCCGCACTTAATATTGTTAAATGCGGGATTTTTTGTGAATTATTTAAATTGTTAATGTTGTTTATTCGATTTCCAATACGACCCGAAAACCTATAATCGGCTGATTAGTCTTTGCTCCGCGGTTATTCCTGTCGGCCGACCGGCATTTACCAGCCTTTTCGTTCCACGCGCCGCCTCTGATGACACGGTCGCCTTCCTGTTCAGCTGGCCCTGTAGGGTCGTTCAATGGCGTAATTTTGTAGTAATTCTTATCGTAAATATCGCTGCACCATTCCCATACATTGCCGTGCATATCGTACAATCCGAACGCATTGGCTGGATAGGACCCGGCTTTGTTTGTCCTTTTAAGTTCCTTGCCGATAATTCCATCCGCGTATGGGGCTGTCGCGTCATAATTGGCGACATCCGAATCGATAGTCGTTCCAGTATTGAACGCCGTTGTTGTTCCGGCTCGGCAGGCGTATTCCCATTCCGCTTCCGTCGGCAGTCTGAATTTCAGCCCCGTCTTATCGGAAAGTTTCTTAAGAAATCTCATCGCCTCGTACCAGTTGACATTATCTACAGGCAGATTATCGCCTCCGAATTCGCTCGGGTTATCGTTCATAATTACGCGGTACTGAAGCTGCGTAACCTCGAACTTGCCGATGTAGAATGCCTTTGTCAGTTTGATATGATGCTGGCCCTCGTCGTCATCTCTTTTAATTTCTTCCATTGGCGAACCCATCTCGAATTCTCCGGCCGGTATGAATACCACTGTCATATTGACGTCATTACCGAGGTCGATGGTTTTCGTCAGGGGCAGTTTCGCCGCTGCTGCCGCCTTTTGCTGCTGAATTGTTGCCTGCGGAGTTTCCTTGGCTTTTTCAGCCGCTGTAACTGCCGCTGCGATTGAAAGTATTAACATTAAAGTAATCAGTTTTTTCATCGTTTGTTCTCCTTAACATCATCATATAAATTTTGTGTCTTAGTGCCTTAGTGGCTAAGTTTTATTTATTTGGTTCAGCCGCTGCAGGTGCCGCCGCCGCAGGTTCGAACTTACGGTATTTCAGCATAATATCATTGGCGCCGTTGCCGCCGGTATAGGTTAAATCGTAATAGTAGCTGCCGTCCGTTGCTTTCAGAACCACCTGAGCTCCTTCAGCCGCAGGATTGCCGTTAACCGTATCGAAAACGCCGGATACAGGATTGCCGCCGAGCGTTTCAATAAGAAGAATATCAGACTTTGGCGGTGCGCCGATAGCGATTACAACCAGTTTTGCCGTGGACTCTGTGCCAAGTGCATCGATGGTAGCCATATTTTCCAGCCGAATCGGGCTTACCCCGCCGGCGTCTATTTTGAATTCGACTGTACCTGTTCCCTCGTCCTTTTTCCCGTTGCTGCCGACGAATAATGATTTAAAATTAATATTAGCGCCTTTCCCGACCACCGTAAACGTTCCTTCGGTTGGCCCGGTTTTGCCGATTCCTGCGATATACAGACTTGCTTTATCGTTCGTAGCCGCGAAGGTTATCGTTCCGCCGCTGATTGTATAGAATCCTGTTCCGTTATTTGGATTATTATCGCTGCTGCCTGCTCGGCCGACTATAAGATTATCTGTCAGGTTTAAGGTTCCGCCCGTCTGGATTACGCAGCCCGCCGCTCCCGTTTTAGCAGAACCGCCTGAGCCTACTCTCACTTCGCCCATGCCGAGATATCCGCCCTTTACGATTTCGAGCCGCGCCGCCGTTGCGGCATCAGTTCCGCCCGATATGCTGAGTATGCACTGGTAATTTCCACCGTTACTATCCAGTACGCAGACTCCGTTAGCCTTAACTATTTTGATTTCTCCGTAGAGGTCTCTTGTTGGTGTCGGAAGAACGGTTGGCGGCTTGTTCCAATATGCGTCTTTCCACGAACCTGTTCCTTTCGGATGATTGGCGTCGCCGTCTGCTGCGCCTTGCCAGTTTCCTATTGTGGCTGAATAGCCACAGCTTGCGAAAAGGACCATTATCAAAACGATTGCGTTGAACTCTTTCATCTTCATTTTTTTTCTCTCCTAAAAATAAATTTGAATAATTATAATTCTTTGTGCCTTCATGGCTGTAAGTTTTAGTCATTCTCGCAGGAATAACCGTAAAAAACAAGATGATTTTGCGCAGTTTTAAGCGACAAAAAAACCTGTGAAATCCGCATAATCTATGGTTTAATATAGGTATCGGTATTGGTAACGGTAATGTTCCGTTCTTCAGTTTCGTTATGGGTTCTGTTAACTATTCACGACAACGAATAACTATAACGCGACCTTACCGATACCGAAACCCAAAACAAATTTTTACATGTATTCTAAATCGCTATGCCTAAGAAAGAACGTTTAGTCAGGAGCATTGTCCCGCGGAACAGGCATCTGCCCGCCGACCTTTCGATTCTCTATGAAGACAGCGACATCATCGTCGTTGACAAGCCCGCCGGCCTGCTGACCGTCGCAACCGAGACC comes from the Phycisphaerae bacterium genome and includes:
- a CDS encoding formylglycine-generating enzyme family protein gives rise to the protein MKKLITLMLILSIAAAVTAAEKAKETPQATIQQQKAAAAAKLPLTKTIDLGNDVNMTVVFIPAGEFEMGSPMEEIKRDDDEGQHHIKLTKAFYIGKFEVTQLQYRVIMNDNPSEFGGDNLPVDNVNWYEAMRFLKKLSDKTGLKFRLPTEAEWEYACRAGTTTAFNTGTTIDSDVANYDATAPYADGIIGKELKRTNKAGSYPANAFGLYDMHGNVWEWCSDIYDKNYYKITPLNDPTGPAEQEGDRVIRGGAWNEKAGKCRSADRNNRGAKTNQPIIGFRVVLEIE